The proteins below are encoded in one region of Flavobacterium sp. IMCC34852:
- a CDS encoding class I SAM-dependent methyltransferase yields the protein MKKLFKFILNTIPRPILIRLSIVVRPILAFLLKGSRFTDPIDGKSFRMFLPYGYGNQRNNVLSPSTLSLERHRLLWLYLQNETDFFTATVKKKVLHFAPEQEFYKRFKKQTNIDYTTTDLLSPLADVKADICNLPFEDNAYDLILCNHVLEHIPDDTKAMQELYRVLKPGGMGIFQIPQDLSRATTFSDDTIVDQKERAKIFGQYDHVRVYGRDYFDKLRSIGFKVIEEDYTNKIAPELVEKYCLAKGEIIPVCFK from the coding sequence ATGAAGAAATTATTCAAGTTCATTTTAAATACCATTCCAAGACCCATACTGATTCGTTTGAGTATAGTGGTTCGCCCTATCTTGGCTTTTTTGTTAAAAGGCAGTCGTTTCACTGACCCTATTGACGGGAAAAGTTTCCGTATGTTTTTACCTTATGGGTATGGAAATCAAAGAAACAATGTGTTATCGCCGAGTACACTTTCGTTAGAAAGACACCGTTTACTGTGGCTGTATTTACAAAATGAAACCGATTTTTTTACGGCAACCGTTAAGAAAAAAGTATTACACTTTGCGCCGGAACAAGAATTCTATAAACGTTTCAAAAAACAAACCAATATCGATTATACTACAACCGATTTGCTTTCGCCATTGGCGGATGTCAAAGCGGATATTTGCAATTTGCCTTTTGAAGACAACGCTTATGATTTAATCTTGTGCAACCACGTTTTGGAACACATTCCAGACGATACTAAAGCGATGCAGGAATTATACCGCGTATTAAAACCCGGCGGTATGGGGATTTTTCAAATTCCACAAGACTTGTCGAGGGCAACGACTTTTTCGGATGATACGATTGTTGACCAAAAAGAACGCGCCAAAATCTTCGGGCAATATGACCACGTTCGTGTTTACGGAAGAGATTATTTTGATAAACTGAGAAGCATCGGTTTTAAAGTAATCGAAGAAGATTATACCAATAAAATCGCTCCTGAATTGGTCGAAAAATATTGTTTGGCCAAAGGCGAAATCATACCGGTTTGTTTTAAATAA
- the map gene encoding type I methionyl aminopeptidase — MIIQKTREEIELMRESALIVSKTLGMIASEIKPGVTTLYLDKLAEAFIRDHGAEPGFLGMYGFPNSLCMSPNAQVVHGIPNNVPLQEGDVISVDCGALKNGFYGDHAYSFEIGEVAPEVKKLLQVTKESLYVGIREFKIGNRVEDVGNAIQKYTEAHGYGVVRELVGHGLGQKMHEEPEMPNYGKRGRGKLFVEGMVVAIEPMINMGTKNIKQLKDGWTILTADGKPSAHFEHDVALVDGKPELLSTFAYIYKALGIESNEEDEFRKTPLVL; from the coding sequence ATGATTATCCAAAAAACAAGAGAAGAAATCGAATTGATGCGCGAAAGCGCTTTGATTGTTTCGAAAACTTTAGGCATGATAGCCTCCGAAATCAAACCCGGAGTGACCACTTTATATTTAGACAAATTAGCAGAAGCTTTCATACGAGATCATGGAGCTGAACCGGGATTTTTGGGCATGTATGGTTTCCCAAATTCGCTTTGTATGAGTCCGAATGCCCAAGTCGTTCACGGTATTCCAAACAATGTCCCGTTGCAGGAAGGCGATGTGATATCAGTAGATTGCGGTGCTTTGAAAAATGGTTTTTACGGTGACCACGCCTACTCTTTTGAGATTGGTGAAGTCGCTCCGGAAGTCAAAAAATTATTGCAAGTAACCAAAGAAAGTCTGTACGTTGGTATCCGTGAATTCAAAATCGGAAATCGTGTAGAAGATGTTGGAAATGCGATACAAAAATATACCGAAGCGCACGGTTATGGTGTTGTTCGTGAATTGGTTGGACACGGTTTAGGTCAAAAAATGCACGAAGAACCGGAAATGCCTAACTACGGCAAACGCGGTCGCGGAAAACTATTCGTAGAAGGAATGGTTGTAGCTATCGAACCGATGATTAATATGGGAACCAAAAACATCAAGCAACTCAAAGACGGATGGACCATCTTAACGGCTGATGGAAAACCAAGTGCCCATTTTGAACACGATGTAGCTTTGGTTGATGGTAAACCTGAATTGTTATCGACTTTTGCTTACATCTATAAAGCTTTGGGCATTGAGAGTAATGAGGAAGATGAATTTCGTAAAACACCTTTAGTACTGTAA